A stretch of Mustela nigripes isolate SB6536 chromosome 6, MUSNIG.SB6536, whole genome shotgun sequence DNA encodes these proteins:
- the TSPAN19 gene encoding tetraspanin-19 isoform X1, translating to MRNVFYQEHQYPGRKRMLRKNKTLIFKYFLNLINGAFLVLGLLLMGFGTWLLLDRNNIFTALDENNHLIVYIFQILMGTGSAIVLLCLLGYLGIHNEIRWLLLLYTALLMWAVGVQVVLSTFIFIKKKEVHQVLHDKIDLIIIEYGSKDMPEDIPKWIILNSLQKTLQCCGQYNYTDWIKNKNKETPEQVPCSCTNSTLRKWFCDEPLNSTYLEGCENKINTWYSGNALTLIGINFGLLASEVLQILLTISFFRHIKNRIYSGV from the exons ATGAGGAACGTTTTTTACCAG GAACACCAATATCCGGGGAGAAAAAGaatgttaagaaaaaacaaaacgttaatttttaaatactttcttaatCTCATTAACGGAGCTTTCTTG GTTCTTGGACTTTTACTCATGGGATTTGGTACATGGCTCTTACtagatagaaataatattttcacagCTTTGG ATGAAAATAACCACTtgatagtatatatttttcaaattttgatggGAACTGGATCTGCTattgttcttctttgtctcttgggTTATTTGGGAATTCACAACGAAATCAGATGGCTCCTACTTCTG taCACAGCACTGTTAATGTGGGCCGTTGGTGTTCAGGTTGTGCTTTCAACATTCATCTTCATAAAGAAAAAGGAG GTTCACCAAGTATTGCATGATAAAATTGACTTAATCATTATTGAGTATGGATCTAAAGATATGCCTGAAGATATACCCAAATGGATTATTCTGAATTCTctacagaaaaca ttgcaGTGTTGTGGCCAGTACAATTACACAGAttggataaagaataaaaataaagaaactccAGAACAGGTGCCATGTTCTTGCACAAATTCTACATTAAGAAAGTGGTTTTGTGATGAGCCACTGAATTCAACTTACCTAGAG ggttGTGAAAATAAGATCAACACATGGTATAGTGGTAATGCTTTAACATTAATCGGAATTAACTTTGGACTTTTGGCTTCAGAG gtTTTGCAAATCTTATTAACTATTTCATTCTTCAGACACATCAAGAATAGAATATATTCAGGAGTGTGA
- the TSPAN19 gene encoding tetraspanin-19 isoform X2: MLRKNKTLIFKYFLNLINGAFLVLGLLLMGFGTWLLLDRNNIFTALDENNHLIVYIFQILMGTGSAIVLLCLLGYLGIHNEIRWLLLLYTALLMWAVGVQVVLSTFIFIKKKEVHQVLHDKIDLIIIEYGSKDMPEDIPKWIILNSLQKTLQCCGQYNYTDWIKNKNKETPEQVPCSCTNSTLRKWFCDEPLNSTYLEGCENKINTWYSGNALTLIGINFGLLASEVLQILLTISFFRHIKNRIYSGV, translated from the exons atgttaagaaaaaacaaaacgttaatttttaaatactttcttaatCTCATTAACGGAGCTTTCTTG GTTCTTGGACTTTTACTCATGGGATTTGGTACATGGCTCTTACtagatagaaataatattttcacagCTTTGG ATGAAAATAACCACTtgatagtatatatttttcaaattttgatggGAACTGGATCTGCTattgttcttctttgtctcttgggTTATTTGGGAATTCACAACGAAATCAGATGGCTCCTACTTCTG taCACAGCACTGTTAATGTGGGCCGTTGGTGTTCAGGTTGTGCTTTCAACATTCATCTTCATAAAGAAAAAGGAG GTTCACCAAGTATTGCATGATAAAATTGACTTAATCATTATTGAGTATGGATCTAAAGATATGCCTGAAGATATACCCAAATGGATTATTCTGAATTCTctacagaaaaca ttgcaGTGTTGTGGCCAGTACAATTACACAGAttggataaagaataaaaataaagaaactccAGAACAGGTGCCATGTTCTTGCACAAATTCTACATTAAGAAAGTGGTTTTGTGATGAGCCACTGAATTCAACTTACCTAGAG ggttGTGAAAATAAGATCAACACATGGTATAGTGGTAATGCTTTAACATTAATCGGAATTAACTTTGGACTTTTGGCTTCAGAG gtTTTGCAAATCTTATTAACTATTTCATTCTTCAGACACATCAAGAATAGAATATATTCAGGAGTGTGA
- the TSPAN19 gene encoding tetraspanin-19 isoform X4: MGFGTWLLLDRNNIFTALDENNHLIVYIFQILMGTGSAIVLLCLLGYLGIHNEIRWLLLLYTALLMWAVGVQVVLSTFIFIKKKEVHQVLHDKIDLIIIEYGSKDMPEDIPKWIILNSLQKTLQCCGQYNYTDWIKNKNKETPEQVPCSCTNSTLRKWFCDEPLNSTYLEGCENKINTWYSGNALTLIGINFGLLASEVLQILLTISFFRHIKNRIYSGV, encoded by the exons ATGGGATTTGGTACATGGCTCTTACtagatagaaataatattttcacagCTTTGG ATGAAAATAACCACTtgatagtatatatttttcaaattttgatggGAACTGGATCTGCTattgttcttctttgtctcttgggTTATTTGGGAATTCACAACGAAATCAGATGGCTCCTACTTCTG taCACAGCACTGTTAATGTGGGCCGTTGGTGTTCAGGTTGTGCTTTCAACATTCATCTTCATAAAGAAAAAGGAG GTTCACCAAGTATTGCATGATAAAATTGACTTAATCATTATTGAGTATGGATCTAAAGATATGCCTGAAGATATACCCAAATGGATTATTCTGAATTCTctacagaaaaca ttgcaGTGTTGTGGCCAGTACAATTACACAGAttggataaagaataaaaataaagaaactccAGAACAGGTGCCATGTTCTTGCACAAATTCTACATTAAGAAAGTGGTTTTGTGATGAGCCACTGAATTCAACTTACCTAGAG ggttGTGAAAATAAGATCAACACATGGTATAGTGGTAATGCTTTAACATTAATCGGAATTAACTTTGGACTTTTGGCTTCAGAG gtTTTGCAAATCTTATTAACTATTTCATTCTTCAGACACATCAAGAATAGAATATATTCAGGAGTGTGA
- the TSPAN19 gene encoding tetraspanin-19 isoform X3 → MRNVFYQVLGLLLMGFGTWLLLDRNNIFTALDENNHLIVYIFQILMGTGSAIVLLCLLGYLGIHNEIRWLLLLYTALLMWAVGVQVVLSTFIFIKKKEVHQVLHDKIDLIIIEYGSKDMPEDIPKWIILNSLQKTLQCCGQYNYTDWIKNKNKETPEQVPCSCTNSTLRKWFCDEPLNSTYLEGCENKINTWYSGNALTLIGINFGLLASEVLQILLTISFFRHIKNRIYSGV, encoded by the exons ATGAGGAACGTTTTTTACCAG GTTCTTGGACTTTTACTCATGGGATTTGGTACATGGCTCTTACtagatagaaataatattttcacagCTTTGG ATGAAAATAACCACTtgatagtatatatttttcaaattttgatggGAACTGGATCTGCTattgttcttctttgtctcttgggTTATTTGGGAATTCACAACGAAATCAGATGGCTCCTACTTCTG taCACAGCACTGTTAATGTGGGCCGTTGGTGTTCAGGTTGTGCTTTCAACATTCATCTTCATAAAGAAAAAGGAG GTTCACCAAGTATTGCATGATAAAATTGACTTAATCATTATTGAGTATGGATCTAAAGATATGCCTGAAGATATACCCAAATGGATTATTCTGAATTCTctacagaaaaca ttgcaGTGTTGTGGCCAGTACAATTACACAGAttggataaagaataaaaataaagaaactccAGAACAGGTGCCATGTTCTTGCACAAATTCTACATTAAGAAAGTGGTTTTGTGATGAGCCACTGAATTCAACTTACCTAGAG ggttGTGAAAATAAGATCAACACATGGTATAGTGGTAATGCTTTAACATTAATCGGAATTAACTTTGGACTTTTGGCTTCAGAG gtTTTGCAAATCTTATTAACTATTTCATTCTTCAGACACATCAAGAATAGAATATATTCAGGAGTGTGA
- the TSPAN19 gene encoding tetraspanin-19 isoform X5: MRNVFYQEHQYPGRKRMLRKNKTLIFKYFLNLINGAFLVLGLLLMGFGTWLLLDRNNIFTALDENNHLIVYIFQILMGTGSAIVLLCLLGYLGIHNEIRWLLLLYTALLMWAVGVQVVLSTFIFIKKKEVHQVLHDKIDLIIIEYGSKDMPEDIPKWIILNSLQKTGCENKINTWYSGNALTLIGINFGLLASEVLQILLTISFFRHIKNRIYSGV, translated from the exons ATGAGGAACGTTTTTTACCAG GAACACCAATATCCGGGGAGAAAAAGaatgttaagaaaaaacaaaacgttaatttttaaatactttcttaatCTCATTAACGGAGCTTTCTTG GTTCTTGGACTTTTACTCATGGGATTTGGTACATGGCTCTTACtagatagaaataatattttcacagCTTTGG ATGAAAATAACCACTtgatagtatatatttttcaaattttgatggGAACTGGATCTGCTattgttcttctttgtctcttgggTTATTTGGGAATTCACAACGAAATCAGATGGCTCCTACTTCTG taCACAGCACTGTTAATGTGGGCCGTTGGTGTTCAGGTTGTGCTTTCAACATTCATCTTCATAAAGAAAAAGGAG GTTCACCAAGTATTGCATGATAAAATTGACTTAATCATTATTGAGTATGGATCTAAAGATATGCCTGAAGATATACCCAAATGGATTATTCTGAATTCTctacagaaaaca ggttGTGAAAATAAGATCAACACATGGTATAGTGGTAATGCTTTAACATTAATCGGAATTAACTTTGGACTTTTGGCTTCAGAG gtTTTGCAAATCTTATTAACTATTTCATTCTTCAGACACATCAAGAATAGAATATATTCAGGAGTGTGA